In the genome of Chryseobacterium phocaeense, the window TCATAGGAGTAAATAGCCTCAGCATCTGCTACAAATCTTGCCACATCATACTCAAGCAGGATTCCGTTTCCACCCATCACTTCTCTGGCTCTGGAAACAATATCACGTGTTCTCAGCGTACAGAATACTTTGGCCAGTGAGGCATGCTCGTCTTTTAAAATTCCTTCATCCTGCATTTCAGATAGCCTGAAAACCATGGTCTGCATTGCAGTAAGATTGGAAAGCATTTCCACCAGATGACCCTGGATCATCTGGAATGAAGCAATAGGTTTTCCAAATTGCTCTCTTGTTCTCGTATATTGTAAAGCACTTTCATAAGCTCCCCGTGCACATCCTGTAGCCATCCATGCTACTCCGGCCCTGGTCATGCGAAGCACCTTTCCGGTATCTTTAAATGAATTAGCATTTTGCAGACGGTTTTCCTCTGTTACCAGACAGTCTTTTAAAGTAATCAATCCATTCTGGACGATCCTCAATGCCATTTTTCCTTTTATTTTTTCCACGGAATATCCCGGATTATCTTTTTCTACAATAAACCCTTTTACTTCGCCGCTGTCCAGGTCTCTTGCCCAGATGATAATCAGGTCGGCAAAAGTGGCGTTTCCGATCCATTTTTTCTGTCCGTTAAGAATCCATCCTTCGGGTGTTTGTTTGCAGGTTACGGTAAGTCCGCCTGCTGCTCCCGACCCTACTTCAGGTTCTGTAAGCCCGAAAGCTCCTATTTTTTCAAATTTCTGCATCTGAGGCAGCCATTTCTGTTTCTGCTCTTCCGATCCGCATATGTAAATAGATCCCATGGCCAACCCTGACTGCACGCCGAAGAATGTTGCAATGGAAGCATCAATTCTTGCCATTTCCATTGCAATAACTCCTTCCATCAGAAAGGGCATTCCCGGACATCCGTAACCTTCATAGGTTACACCGCAGATATTCAGTTTCTGGAATTTAGGAATCAGTTCAAAAGGAAATTCATCCCTGAGCCAGTAATGATTCACCAAAGGCTTCACTTCTTTTTCCATGAATGCTCTTACTTTTAGCTGAATTTCCCGCTGTTCCGGAGTGAGGGTATGGTAGATATCATAAAAATCACCGTCAACAGGAGGAAGCTCTTTCTTCTTCTTGTTGGGATCAAGCATTTTCATCATTCCGTTCAGCTGTTTATCATCCAGTCTGGAGAAATTCTGCATCAGTTTCGGGAGGTCTACTTTCTGGGAGATAGCACTTAACTGGTCAAAATCTATGGATCTGAATAGTTCTATTGCGTTTCTGATTTTGGAAAAAGTATTTGACATAGTAATGTATTGTGGGATTGATTTGTAAAAGTTAAGCAAAAACTGCTCCGAAAACAAGGTTACAAATCGTAATTTATTTTACAAAACATTCATTTACAGTAAATTAAACCGGAAATATTTCTTTACAAACTTTTTACTTCTGATTTTCAAATATTACAATAATTCCTGATTGAACTTTGACCTAAGCAAACCATAAAAAATAAACGCTATGAAAACGACGTACATTAAACTATCACTATCCGCAGTCCTTTTATTAGGGATTTATTCATGTAAAAAAGGAGAAGCTGTTTCTACCGAATATGCAAACTCAACGACAGATTCTGCAACAGTCAATATTTCCGACAGTGTATCCTCTGCCGCAAGCATGACGGTAAAAGACAAGCAATTCATTAAAACAGCTGATGTAAATATGGAAGTTAAGGATGTGTATGAAGCCACAGTTTCCATTGAAAAATCTGTTCAGGATCTTGGAGGATTTGTGACCCACAGTAGTCTCCGCAGCAATGTAATTTCTGAAGATACGTATAATACATCCAATGAAAATGCCATGATGATTAAAAAATTCCAGACGGAAAATACCATGCAGGTAAGAGTTCCTACGGAAAAACTGGGCGAGCTGCTTACTTTGATTAACAATAAGAAACTGTTCCTGAATTCCAGAATAATCAATGCGGAAGATGTAACCTCAGGTATTAAGTACGCCGAAATGGAAGGCAAAAGAATTAAAAAAAACGGCGAAAATATAGAGCAGCTGAAAACCAACAAAGATAAAGTAAAGCTTGACAATGATAATATGGCGGAAGGAAATCTTCAGCAGCTTGCGAACATGGATGTTACGGACAATCTGAAGTACAGCACGATAGACATTTATATCAAAGAACCCAAACTGCGCATTGCTGAAATTGCAGTGACCAATACCAGCAGCATGGACAATAAATATAAATTCAATTTTATCTATGATGCTAAAAACGCTTTTGTAGAAGGTTTTTACCTGATTCAAAAGATCGCTGTCGGGCTTATTACCATATGGCCACTTCTATTAATTTTAACAGCAATACTCTATTTCTTAAGAAAAAGAAAGCTGGCAAGACCGGAAAGCACAAAAATTTCCGGAGAATAAAAGCAATCCTAACCAATTGGTTATCATCATAATTTTAGATTTTACAGACCTCCTGTTTCAGGAGGTTTTTTATTTTTTTGAAAAAAACTGTAACGATTATTGAAGTGCCCTTACCTACTGTTTAAAGAATAAGAAAATCAAAAACTTAATCATATGAAAAATTTAATACAACTTGGGTTTGCGGCATTATTATCATTGAATATGATGGCTGTAAAAGCACAGAATAAAAACACAGAAAACAGTACCCTCTGGGAAATTTCCGGAAACGGACTCACAAAACCTTCTTATCTTGCAGGAACCTGCCACATCATGTGCAGCCAGGATTTTGAAATAAAGCCGAAAGTGATGAAAGCCCTTGAAAAATCTGATCAGCTTGTCATGGAGATCAATTATACGGATCCTGCAGAAATGGCAGCAATGCAGAAAATGTTTCAGGCCGATAAAAAATTATCCGACCAGCTGAGTCCTGAAGAAGCAAAGGAATTAGATAAACTCCTTATTGCTGACTATGGAACGGATCTTAAGAAAATGGATAACTCCAGCTCCCAGGGTCTCTACGCACTGATCTCCCTAAAAGCGGTTCCATGCCCGCAGACTGAAATAAAACTATATGAAATTGAGCTTCTGCAAAATGCCCTTAAAAACAAAAAGAAAGTATACGGGCTGGAAAAAGTGGAAGACCAGATGAATTCTATCAATAAGGCTTATGATCTGAAAGGAGTGATCGGGCAGCTGAAAATGGGAAAAGAATATGAAAAGCTGCTTAAAGAAATGGTGGCAGCATTCAAAAAAGAAGATGTGCAATCCGTTTACACACTTTTTAAAGATGATAAAATAATGAATGCAGACCAGGAAAAGGCCATGCTCACAGACCGGAATAAAAACTGGGCCGAAAAAATGCCGGATATGATGAAAAAAGAAAGTTCTTTCTTTGCCGTTGGAGGCGCCCACCTAATGGGAGAAAACGGAGTGATCCAGCTTCTGAAATCCAAAGGATACACCGTGAAACCGGTAGCGAGCCTATAAACTAACCAAACCATGAAACTATTGTGAGCAGTCAGACTGAAACCGCTTTTTTAAAGCTCATCAACCAGCACAAAGGCATCCTGTACAAGACGTCCCGTATCTATGCGGATTCTGTGGAGGACCGGGAAGACCTTCAGCAGGAAATCCTGATCCAGCTGTGGAAATCTTACCAGAACTTCAAAGGAAACAGTGAATTTTCTACGTGGATGTACCGGGTCGCCATCAATACCGCGATCACTTATCTGAAAAAGGAGAAACAGCGGACAAGTGACCAGACGGATGTACCGCAGCATTTTGAAGTTCAGAATGAAGATTACAATCCTTCAAAAGACCGGCAGCTGGAAGTATTCTACGCCGCAGTCCAGGAACTGAAACCGGTTGAAAAAGCAGTAATCTTCTATTTCATGGAAGGCATGTCCCACAAGCAGATCGGCGACAACCTGGGGCTCAGTGAAGTGAATGCCCGCGTAAAACTAAACCGAACAAAAGAAAAAATACAGCAAATCATAAAAAAATCAGGCTATGAATTTTGATCAATTAAAAGAACAGTGGAATAAGGAAGACGGTGACAACGTCCATATTCCAAACACCATAGAACAATTAAAGAAAAGCAAGCATCCTATTGAAAAAATCCAGAAAAGTATGAAAGCGGAATTTCCGATGCAGATTATCGCTGTGATTCTTATTGGTTTTTTTCCACAACAGC includes:
- a CDS encoding acyl-CoA dehydrogenase family protein; the protein is MSNTFSKIRNAIELFRSIDFDQLSAISQKVDLPKLMQNFSRLDDKQLNGMMKMLDPNKKKKELPPVDGDFYDIYHTLTPEQREIQLKVRAFMEKEVKPLVNHYWLRDEFPFELIPKFQKLNICGVTYEGYGCPGMPFLMEGVIAMEMARIDASIATFFGVQSGLAMGSIYICGSEEQKQKWLPQMQKFEKIGAFGLTEPEVGSGAAGGLTVTCKQTPEGWILNGQKKWIGNATFADLIIIWARDLDSGEVKGFIVEKDNPGYSVEKIKGKMALRIVQNGLITLKDCLVTEENRLQNANSFKDTGKVLRMTRAGVAWMATGCARGAYESALQYTRTREQFGKPIASFQMIQGHLVEMLSNLTAMQTMVFRLSEMQDEGILKDEHASLAKVFCTLRTRDIVSRAREVMGGNGILLEYDVARFVADAEAIYSYEGTKEINSLIVGRSITGFSAFV
- a CDS encoding DUF4349 domain-containing protein, with amino-acid sequence MKTTYIKLSLSAVLLLGIYSCKKGEAVSTEYANSTTDSATVNISDSVSSAASMTVKDKQFIKTADVNMEVKDVYEATVSIEKSVQDLGGFVTHSSLRSNVISEDTYNTSNENAMMIKKFQTENTMQVRVPTEKLGELLTLINNKKLFLNSRIINAEDVTSGIKYAEMEGKRIKKNGENIEQLKTNKDKVKLDNDNMAEGNLQQLANMDVTDNLKYSTIDIYIKEPKLRIAEIAVTNTSSMDNKYKFNFIYDAKNAFVEGFYLIQKIAVGLITIWPLLLILTAILYFLRKRKLARPESTKISGE
- a CDS encoding TraB/GumN family protein, with the protein product MKNLIQLGFAALLSLNMMAVKAQNKNTENSTLWEISGNGLTKPSYLAGTCHIMCSQDFEIKPKVMKALEKSDQLVMEINYTDPAEMAAMQKMFQADKKLSDQLSPEEAKELDKLLIADYGTDLKKMDNSSSQGLYALISLKAVPCPQTEIKLYEIELLQNALKNKKKVYGLEKVEDQMNSINKAYDLKGVIGQLKMGKEYEKLLKEMVAAFKKEDVQSVYTLFKDDKIMNADQEKAMLTDRNKNWAEKMPDMMKKESSFFAVGGAHLMGENGVIQLLKSKGYTVKPVASL
- a CDS encoding RNA polymerase sigma factor, producing the protein MSSQTETAFLKLINQHKGILYKTSRIYADSVEDREDLQQEILIQLWKSYQNFKGNSEFSTWMYRVAINTAITYLKKEKQRTSDQTDVPQHFEVQNEDYNPSKDRQLEVFYAAVQELKPVEKAVIFYFMEGMSHKQIGDNLGLSEVNARVKLNRTKEKIQQIIKKSGYEF